DNA from Thermoleophilum album:
ATTCGACGTCAACGTCGATCACCTGCGCGGCCGCACCGTTGCGCTCGACGGCGTCGAAGGCGTTGAGGCGGCCGATCACGATGCCCGGGGAGCCGACATAACCCGAGTCGACGAGGGCCGAGTCCTGCAGGACCGGGCGGGTCGCGACGAGGCGTCCGTCTTGGACTTTGACTTCGGTCACCTCCATCACGACGCCGGCACGCAGCCGCGCCGACAGGCCCGCCCCGACCTCGAAGCCGAGCAGACCGCCGCCGAACAGCGCGTAGTCGTAGCCGTGCTCCTGGATGACCTTGGCCATCGCGTCGACAACCGGTTGAGCGAGCCCCTCGGGACCGCGCACCCGGTAGACCTTGCTAGCGCCGTAGCGGCCGAGCGAGGCGCACAGCTCGTCGGTGAGGTCGTCCCCGCCGACGACCACGGCAGCCGCCTCGCCGCCGAGCTCGGCGGCGAGCTTGGCGCCTTCGGAAACCGCACCGAGCGAGTTCTTGTTGAACGCGCCTTGGTAGTGGAGTGCGTAGGTGAGGATCCCGCTCATGCCAAAAGCTTCCTTTCCTCGAGCCAGGCGATGATCTTCTGCACGGTCTCGTCGGTGTCTTCGTCCTCGATGATCTCGCCCGGTTCCTTCTGGGGCGGCGGGTTGATCGCGAGGACTTCCGTCCGCGAGCCCTTCTCCCCGACGTACTCGGGATCGATCCCGGCGTCGGCGACGGACAGCTTCTGGAGCGGCTTCTTCTTGGCCCCCATAATCGCCTTGAGCGATGGGTACCGCGGCTCGTTGATCGCGTCGCCGACGGAAATCACGGCCGGCAGCTCGACCTCGACCGTGTCGTAGCCGTACTCGGCCTGGCGCTCGCAGATGAGCTTGCCGTCCTGCACGTCGATCGCGATCACCTGCGTGAGTGACGGCATCTTCAGGTGATCGGCGACCACCGCACCGACCGTGTAGCACTCACCGTCGTCGGACTGCTGGCCGAGCAGCACGAGATCCGGCTGCTCGCGCTCGAGGACCTTTGCGAGCGCGTAGCCGGTGGCGCACACGTCGGAGCCGGCGAGGGCCGGGTCGGTCAGGTGGATCGAGCGGTCAGCGCCTAGCGAGACGGCCTTGTGGAGCGTGCGGAAAGCACCTTCCGGCCCCATCGTGACCGCCACGATCTCGTCAACCTGGACCTTGCCGCCCTCGCGGATCTGCATGGCGGCCTCGATCGCATGCGTGTCGAAGGGGTTGAGTTGGGTCTCGCCGGAGCGGTCGAGGCGCTTCGTCTGAGGGTCGATGCGCTTCTCGACCGCCGCGTCGGGTACCTCCTTGACGAGGACGCAGATCTTCACAGGCGATCTCCTTACCGTGTCTCTCCGATTCCGGCCTCGGCGCCGGCGGCGCAGTGAGCGGCGGGAATCTTACCGAGGTCTTGACTGACGAGTCAGTCGCCCGCCCCGCAGAGCACGGAAGGGCGTGCGAAGCGCGTCAGGAAGCGCCGCGAGCCTCGGCCACGGCCGAGCGGATGAAGTCGACGATCGCCTGGACCGAGGAGCCCGGCGTGAAGACTTCCGCCACACCGAGTTTCTTGAGTTCCGGGATGTCGTCTTTCGGGATCGTCCCGCCGACGACAACCACCACGTCATCCGCCCCTTGTTCGCGCAACAGTCGCACGACCTTGGGCACGAGGGTCATGTGGGCGCCCGAGAGAATCGACAGTCCGACGGCATCGGCGTCCTCTTGGATCGCCGTCTCGACGATCTGCTCGGGGGTTTGATGGAGGCCGGTGTAGATCACCTCCATGCCCGCATCGCGCAGTGCACGGGCGATGATCTTTGCTCCCCGGTCGTGGCCATCAAGGCCGGGCTTCGCCACCACAACACGGATCTTTCGCGCACTTGCGTGCTCGCTGGTGGCCCCGCTACTGGTCGTCGCCTCCATCGCGAGGGGCGCAGTCTATAACCACGGCGACCGCTTGGCGGGCTAATGGGCGCCGTCTCTCAAGGCGCGTGCGACGACCCAGACGACCTGGCCCTTTCGCCGTCGGGCGGGTCGCCGCGGCGGCTACTCGAAACGCCGGGCGGAGCGGCGGATTCCGAGACCACCACCGAGCAGACCTGCGCCGACCAGCGCCAGCACTCCTGCCGCTGCTCCTGTTGCCGGCAACGATGGCCCGCTTCTCGCTTGCGGCTGCGACGGTCCAGCGGAGCCGCCCACCGCGCCACGAGGCGCCTGGCCCCCACTTGCGGCGCCACCGCCAGCGCGCCCGCGGCCGGTCGCACCCGAGCCGCTGCCCTGCGGCGACGCCGCGGCCGCGAGCACCGTCACCGTTCCCCGCATGAACGGATGCGGCTCGCAGTGGTAGCGGTAGACGCCCGGGCGAGTGAAGGTGAACGAGGCGCTCCGGCCCTTCTGTAGGAGCGGGATCCGGAAGCCCTGGCCAGCCGCGTTGTGGACGACCGAGTCGGTGTTTGTCCAGGTCACCGACTCGCCGACGCGGATCGTCACGTTGGCGGGGCTGAAGGCGAAGTTGTGGATCGTGACGCCGGCGCTCGCGATGCGAGCCCGCGCGGGCTGGGTTGCTGTCGACGAGGAAAGCGCGCGCCGGGCACTCGACGCCGCTGTGCCGCTGGCCGCAGCAGTGGCCGGAGCCTCAGCAGCGGATGTAGCGCCCGGCTCGGGCTCGGGAGCGACGCTCGTCGCGGTGGTCGCAGAGGACGCAGCGGCGGTGGGTGCGGGGACCGCAGCGGCGGTGGTCTGGGCGTCGCCTAAGCCCTGACCCTGACCTTCCTGCGGCTCCAGGGACGCGCCGCTCGCGACGGCCACCGGTAGCGCTGCGGCGACCAGCAGCAGGGCGGCCGCGCCGCCCGCAAGCCGACAGCGCGAGCGCGCCCATCGGCGCGCCCCAGGCGCGCATCGGTGATTGCCGTGGTCGCCTCGCGCGGCGACTTCGCTCGTCCCCTCGTCGATCACGCGAACCTCCTCTGGGGTGGGGCGATCGGGGCCAGGATGCGTCGTTGTTTAACGCCCCCGAAAGGGAAATGCAATCGCTCTCTCCGAGCGCTCCACTCGTGCAGCTCAGAAGACCGGGGTCTCTACGTAGCGCCCGAACACTCGCTGCAGCGACTCGACGATCTCGCCCTCGGTGCAGTGCGCCCGCGCGCAGTCGAGGAGCGGCCACATCAGGTTGCGGTCCTCTTCGCGTGCAGCTTCACGCAAGCGCTCCAGTGCCCGCTGCGCGCGCTCCTCGTCACGCTCCGCGCGCACACGACGCACGCGCTCGATCTGTTTGCGCTCCACCTCTGGCGGGATGCGGAGGATTTCGACCTCCTCCTCTGCGCCGTCCTCGAGCCGATAGCGGTTGACGCCGACGATCACTCGCTCGCCGCGCTCGACTTCTTGCTGGTAGCGGAACGATGCCTCCGCGATCTCGCGCTGCGGAAAGTTCTGCTTGATCGCCTCGACCATTCCGCCGAGTTCGTCGATTCGGCGGAAGTAGTTGTAGGCCGCGCTCTCCATCTTGCTGGTGAGTGCCTCCACGAAGTAGGAGCCACCGAGCGGGTCGATCGTGTTCGTAACTCCGGTCTCGTGAGCGATGATCTGCTGCGTTCGCAGGGCCACGCGCGCTGCCTCCTCGGTGGGAAGCGCGAGCGCTTCGTCGTAGGAGTTGGTGTGCAGCGACTGCGTGCCCCCGAGCACTGCGGCCAGCGCCTCGATCGCCGTGCGGACGATGTTGTTGAGGGGTTGCTGAGCGGTCAGCGAGCAGCCGGCGGTCTGCGTGTGGAAGCGCATCAGGAGCGAGCGCTCGTCCTTTGCGCCGTAGGTGTCACGCAGTTCGCGGGCCCAGATCCGCCGGGCCGCCCGGAACTTGGCGATCTCTTCGAAGAAGTCGATGTGCGAGTTGAAGAAGAAGGAGAAGCTCGGTGCGAAGGCATCGATGTCGAGCCCGCGCTCGAGCGCGTGCTCCACATAGGTGAAACCGTCCTTGAGCGTGAACGCAAGCTCTTGCTGGGCGGTGGCACCGGCCTCCCGGATGTGGTAGCCGGACACCGAAATCGGGTGCCAGAGCGGCATCTCGCGCGCGCAGAACTCGATCATGTCGGTGACCAGGCGCATCGCCGGGTCGATCGGGAAACACCACTCCTTCTGCGCGATGTACTCCTTGAGGATGTCGGTTTGGATCGTGCCCCGCAGCTTGTCGGCCGGCACACCTTGACGTTCGGCTGCGACGACGAAGAACGCCAGCATCACCGCGGCCGGCGCATTGATGGTCATCGAGACGGAAACTCGATCAAGCGGAATGCCACGGAACAAGCGCTCCATGTCGACGACCGAGTCGATCGCGACGCCTTCGCGGCCGACCTCTCCCTCCGCCCGCGGGTGGTCGGAGTCATGCCCCATCAGGCTCGGCATGTCGAAGGCGGTCGAGAGCCCGGTCTGCCCGTGCTCAAGCAGGTACAGGAAGCGCGCGTTGGTTTCCTCGGCGGTCCCGAAGCCCGCGAACTGGCGCATCGTCCAAAGACGCCCGCGGTACATCGAGGGGTAGACCCCGCGCGTGTAGGGAAATTCGCCGGGGTACCCGATTTCCTCGAAAGGCGGCAGATCCTCGGGACCGTAAAGCGGCTCGATGGGCTCGCCCGAAATGGTTGTGAAGAGCGCATCCCGCTCCGGCGCGCGGGCATAGCGCTCTCGCAACCAGCGTTGTTTACCGCTTGACTCCGGCCCCTCCGTCCTCATGGTGATGGAAGGGTAAGGCACGACCGCGGGGCTCGCCGATTCGACTGACCCTGCGTCCGACGATGCGCCCCTCCTCTCAAGATCCGCGCGCTCTTCGCCGACTCGCTCAGCAAGGAACCCGCCGCGGAGGAGTGATGCCCGCAAGCCAGCGCGAGCGCGACAACTTGGCGACCCCCAAGACCACGGACCCGCCCTCGCACCCCGTGGCTACGCCAGGCGCAGGAATCGGCGAAGAGCTACGGCGCGAGCGCCTTTTCGACATCGAGGGGCGGATCGCGCGCCATCGGCGGCGGACGTTCGCAGTGCTGGCGGTGGCGCTGTTGCTCTCGACGCCGGAACTCGGCGCCTGGTGGCTGGTGCCCTTCTGCGCGACGGTGATCGCCTTTCCGCTCTGCGAACGCGCGATGAGGCGCTCGCGCAAGCCGTACGCGTGGGCGGCGATCGGTTGGGCGGTGAGTCCCTTGGCGATCTCGGTGGCAGTTGCCCTCACAGGTGCCGCCGAGAGTCCCGGGACACCGTGGCTGGCGCTGCCCGCGATCAGCCTCGCCGCACGTTTCGAGCGCCGTGGCGTGATCCTCGGGACCGCCTACATCTACTTGCTGCTGCTGGCCTCGACGTTCGCGATCGACCCGCAGGCGGTGATCGACCGTCCCTCGCGGGTGATCTTCCCGGCCGCGCTTGTACTGGGCGCGGTGATGCTCTCAACGGCGACCGTCGAGTCCGACCGTAAGCACCGTCGCGAGGCGCTGTTCGATCCGCTTACCGGACTGCTCAACCGCAATGCGCTGCGGCTGCGCCTCGACCAGCTAGCGAACGATGCGCGCACGCCCGGCGGGGGCCGCGCACTGGCCTTCGCGATCGGAGATATCGACCACTTCAAGCGCGTGAACGACGAGTTCGGTCACGTGGTGGGCGATGAACTCCTTCGGACCGTCGCCACCACCATGCGCTCGGTGCTGCGCGGCGGCGACGAGCTCTTCCGCATCGGCGGCGAGGAGTTCGTTGTGCTTCTCCCGCTCGCCGATCGCGAGCGTGCGGTGGCGGTCTGTGAGCGACTCCGGGAGGCGGTCTCGCAAGCGCGCTCGCCGTCGGGGATCGGAGTGACGATCAGCTTCGGGGTAACGGTCGTGCGCGGAACGCCACCGCCTTTGGAAGCGCTGGTCGCGGCTGCCGACGAAGCGCTCTATCGGGCCAAGCGTGAGGGTCGCAACCGGGTCGAGGTCGCTGGCTCGCGCGAACGCGCGCAGGTCGCCGGCGAATCCTCCAACTAGGCAGCAGCTTCCTGCTCGGCCGCAGTGGTGAGCTGGCCACCGCAGAGCCCGCGAGGTCCCAGCTCGCGTAGACACAGTGCGGCCGTCCAAGCAAAGTCGTGCGCTCCGAGCCCGCGACCCGAACCGGGGGCGTAGTACTCTCGTACACCGCCCGCACGCACGCACTCGACTACTCGCCGAATGAGCAGCGCAGACGAGCGCCGGCGGCCGTGAGTGGCGAGCCCCAGCGCGCACAGCCAGCCGACGTTCACCCAAACCGGGCCTCGCCAATAGCAGCGCGGCCTGAGCCGCCGATCACCGCGATCGAGCGAGCGCACGCCAAAGGGGCTTGCCAGCGGGCCTTGCAAAACCACCTGCTCCAAGGCGTCGAGACTGGCCGCGGACAAACTCGGGGCAACCACCGCCAGCGCGCTCCCGCAGGAGAGAGCGTCGCTTTCCGAGTCGTCGGCCAGGTCGATTGCGCGGGCGAGACCATCGCCTCCGGTGCGGGCGGCGAGCGCTGCGGCAACACGCTCCGCGCGGGCTGCTTCGACCTCCGCGAGTCTCCGCTCGCCGAGCGCGTCGGCGAGTCGCGAGAGGTCCGCGCAAGCGCGCGCGAGGATCGCGCTGAAGCCGGGGTCGAGAACGCGGAAAGGTCCTCGCGCCGCGAGCTCGCGCTGACGCCACCCGCTCCGTGTGCCGCGGCGCACGAGCGTCAGAAAGCGCCGATAGTGGTCATCGCTCGGCCGTTCAGCGGCATCAACGTGGTCGCGATCGGGTCGCGGCACGACCGTCACTTCCGGGCGCACGCGGTCGAGCGGGGCGTCCCACTCGGGTGCGTTGTCTCGACCCGACTCCCAAGGGTGGATCAGGACCGGCTCGCCCAGGCCCAGCGGATCGCGCTCGTCGAGCAGGAAGCGGTGCCAGCGTGCGAGCGCTGGCAGGAGGGCGCGTGCTCGCGGTTCGTCGCCGGTCGCCTCGAACAACAGCCAGGTTGCCGTCGCCGCTACCGGGGGCTGAGTGATCGCCGAACAAAAGCGACCGTCGCCGCCGCGACGCCAGCCCCACCAGGCAGGCGAGGGGGAGTAGCGGCGGCCGACTAACGCCGGCACCAATCGCCGCACCACGGGCACGTCGTGGAGGTGTGCAACGAGCTCGGCGATCGGTGCCGGTGTCGCGTAAATCAAGTGCGGCACAAGACCGTTCGGCTGCTGCGCGGCGAGCAGACTCTCCAACTCGCGCCAGGCGCGCTCGGGGGAGATCTCAAGCCAGCCGAGCGCGACGAACGCGGAGTCCCAGTTCCATTGGTGGGGGTAGGTGAGCGGGGCGGGCACCGTGTAACTGCCGCGGTCGTCGCGTTCGAGCGTTGCGCGACAGACGGCCGCCAAGCGTCCGTCGAGTACGTCCATCCGGTGGCGCCGAGCAGCGTGCTCGGACGCCGTCGGAGCGGCGCGGCGCTGGTCAGGCACGGACTGCCACGGGGAGCCTCCGGCGCCGCCCCCGACGACGCGTGGCGAACAGTGCAGCGACCGTGCCCACGCCTGCCGCCAAAAGAGCAGCGGCGGCCAAGCGGAGGCGCAACAGCAGTTTGTCGAAGCGCATGATTCGCCACCCCTCGCTACGCGCGATCCGTTCGAGCTCGCGGTCGGGATTGACGGCCACCGGATTGCCGACCACACGCAGCATTGGCAGATCCGATTCGGAGTCGGAGTAGGCGTAGGACGCCGCCAGGTCGATCCCTTCCCTGGCCGCCAGCTCGCGGATCGCTTGTGCCTTGCCCTCCCGATAGGTGAAGGGACCGGCCGTCCGTCCGGTGTAGACGCCGTTCTCGACCTCTGCACGCATGCCGATCGCGCCGTCGAAGCCGAGCACGTTGGCGAGCGTATCGGCGAGCTCTTGCGAAGCCGCGGTGACGATGTAGACGCGGCGGCCGGCGTCCTGGTGGCTCCAAGCCTCGGCCAGCATCTGCGGGTAAAGCCGCGGCAAGATCGCCGCCAAAACGCGCGGTCCCAGGCGCATCAAATCGCGCTGACGCTGCCCGGCGATCGCTTCCAGCACGCGCCGCTTGACGGCTTCGGTCTGGTCGTCGGTCGATCCCCGCAGCCGGAAGCGCAGGTTGGCGATCAGGTCGCGCGCGAGTTGGCGCCGCGAGAGCATCCCCGACTCGAACGCGGCCCGCGCGAAGTGGAACGCGCTGGAGCCCTCGAGCAGGGTTTTGTCGAGGTCGAAGAACGCTGCGGCGCGCTCGCTCGGCACGGGCCGAACGCTAGGCGCCGTCGACCTCGATCACGATCGCGTCGCCCTGCCCGCCGCCGGAGCAGATCGCGGCGACACCGATGCCACCGCCGCGGCGCCGCAGCTCGAAGGCGAGGGTCATAAGGATGCGCGCGCCGCTCGCGCCGATCGGGTGACCGAGAGCGATCGCGCCGCCGTTGACGTTCACCTTCGACTCGTCGACGCCGAGCATGCGCATCGAATTGATCGCAACCGAGGCGAACGCCTCGTTGATTTCGAAGAGGTCGACGTCGTCGACCGACAGACCGGCCTTGTCGAGCGCTTTTTGCGCCGCCTTCGCAGGAGTGCGGGCGAGATAGGGAAAGTCATCGGCTATCGCCGCCTGCGCGACGATCGTCGCGAGCGGCTTGCGGCCGTTGCGCTTAGCCCATTCGTCCGACGCCAGCACCAGGGCTCCCGCGCCGTCGTTCACGCCGGGTGCATTGCCGGCGGTGTGCGCTCCGTCCTTGTGGAACGCACCGGGCAGCTTCGCGAGCTTTTCGAGCGACGTGTCGCGCCGCGGGGCCTCGTCGATCTCGACCGTCGTCTCAGCCTTCTTGGTGCGCACCGTGACCGGCACGATCTCCTCGGGCAACCGTCCCTCGTCGATCGCGCGGATCGCGAGCTCGTGAGAGCGCAGCGCAAACCGGTCCATGTCGGCTCGCGTGATCTCGAGCTCCTCGCCGACCTCGTCGGCCTCCTCCCCCATGTGCTTGCCGGTAAACGGGTTGCGAAGGCCGTCGTTGATCATCGCGTCGAGCAGCTTGGCGTCACCCATGCGGTAGCCAAAGCGCGCCTCCTTCAAGAGGTAAGGCGCGTTCGACATCGACTCCATGCCGCCCGCCACCGCCACGTCGAGCTCGCCGGCGCGCACTGCCTGGTCGACGATGCCGACCGAGCGCAGACCGGAAGCACAAACCTTGTTGATCGTCTCCGACGGGACCTCGCGCGGGATGCCCGCCTTGATCTGCGCCTGGCGGGAAGGGATTTGGCCCTGACCGGCCTGGAGCACCTGCCCGAAGACGACCTGCTCGACTTGCTCGGGTGCAACCTCGGCGCGCTCGAGCGCGGCCGCGATCGCCCGTCCACCGAGCTCCGTCGCATCGAGCGGGGCGAGGCCACCGCCGAGCTTCCCGAACGGCGTACGGGCTGCTCCGAGGATCACGGTCTTGGGCATCGGTCGCCTCCCCTCCTTCGACTCGTTGGCGCTAGGGAACTTAAGGAGCGAGAGCGAAAACGATAAACCCCGCGCGCCCGCTCGCGCTCACCCTCGGCAGCCGTAGACTGCGGCGCCGGTGGAAACGGTCGACGCGATCGAAGTACAGGTACGGGAGGGCGAGCTTGCAGAGGCATCGGCGGATGCTCGCGTCGTATTCCTGTTCGACGACGAGTCTCCGGCCGATCCGGTAGCCAGACGTCTGCTCGAGCTCGGCGA
Protein-coding regions in this window:
- a CDS encoding electron transfer flavoprotein subunit alpha/FixB family protein, producing the protein MSGILTYALHYQGAFNKNSLGAVSEGAKLAAELGGEAAAVVVGGDDLTDELCASLGRYGASKVYRVRGPEGLAQPVVDAMAKVIQEHGYDYALFGGGLLGFEVGAGLSARLRAGVVMEVTEVKVQDGRLVATRPVLQDSALVDSGYVGSPGIVIGRLNAFDAVERNGAAAQVIDVDVEFQPHSQKARMVKRGEQRGADINIEDAEIIVAGGRGLGQPEGFKMLEELAELMGGAVAATRAVVDAGWYPYSAQIGQTGKTVAPKLYLAAGISGAIQHKVGMQNSENIVAINKDPNAPIFEFCDLGVVGDLHKIVPKLIEALRARRNGGA
- a CDS encoding electron transfer flavoprotein subunit beta/FixA family protein; this encodes MKICVLVKEVPDAAVEKRIDPQTKRLDRSGETQLNPFDTHAIEAAMQIREGGKVQVDEIVAVTMGPEGAFRTLHKAVSLGADRSIHLTDPALAGSDVCATGYALAKVLEREQPDLVLLGQQSDDGECYTVGAVVADHLKMPSLTQVIAIDVQDGKLICERQAEYGYDTVEVELPAVISVGDAINEPRYPSLKAIMGAKKKPLQKLSVADAGIDPEYVGEKGSRTEVLAINPPPQKEPGEIIEDEDTDETVQKIIAWLEERKLLA
- a CDS encoding MGH1-like glycoside hydrolase domain-containing protein, producing the protein MDVLDGRLAAVCRATLERDDRGSYTVPAPLTYPHQWNWDSAFVALGWLEISPERAWRELESLLAAQQPNGLVPHLIYATPAPIAELVAHLHDVPVVRRLVPALVGRRYSPSPAWWGWRRGGDGRFCSAITQPPVAATATWLLFEATGDEPRARALLPALARWHRFLLDERDPLGLGEPVLIHPWESGRDNAPEWDAPLDRVRPEVTVVPRPDRDHVDAAERPSDDHYRRFLTLVRRGTRSGWRQRELAARGPFRVLDPGFSAILARACADLSRLADALGERRLAEVEAARAERVAAALAARTGGDGLARAIDLADDSESDALSCGSALAVVAPSLSAASLDALEQVVLQGPLASPFGVRSLDRGDRRLRPRCYWRGPVWVNVGWLCALGLATHGRRRSSALLIRRVVECVRAGGVREYYAPGSGRGLGAHDFAWTAALCLRELGPRGLCGGQLTTAAEQEAAA
- a CDS encoding HAD family hydrolase; the encoded protein is MPSERAAAFFDLDKTLLEGSSAFHFARAAFESGMLSRRQLARDLIANLRFRLRGSTDDQTEAVKRRVLEAIAGQRQRDLMRLGPRVLAAILPRLYPQMLAEAWSHQDAGRRVYIVTAASQELADTLANVLGFDGAIGMRAEVENGVYTGRTAGPFTYREGKAQAIRELAAREGIDLAASYAYSDSESDLPMLRVVGNPVAVNPDRELERIARSEGWRIMRFDKLLLRLRLAAAALLAAGVGTVAALFATRRRGRRRRLPVAVRA
- a CDS encoding cobalamin B12-binding domain-containing protein, encoding MEATTSSGATSEHASARKIRVVVAKPGLDGHDRGAKIIARALRDAGMEVIYTGLHQTPEQIVETAIQEDADAVGLSILSGAHMTLVPKVVRLLREQGADDVVVVVGGTIPKDDIPELKKLGVAEVFTPGSSVQAIVDFIRSAVAEARGAS
- a CDS encoding acyl-CoA mutase large subunit family protein translates to MRTEGPESSGKQRWLRERYARAPERDALFTTISGEPIEPLYGPEDLPPFEEIGYPGEFPYTRGVYPSMYRGRLWTMRQFAGFGTAEETNARFLYLLEHGQTGLSTAFDMPSLMGHDSDHPRAEGEVGREGVAIDSVVDMERLFRGIPLDRVSVSMTINAPAAVMLAFFVVAAERQGVPADKLRGTIQTDILKEYIAQKEWCFPIDPAMRLVTDMIEFCAREMPLWHPISVSGYHIREAGATAQQELAFTLKDGFTYVEHALERGLDIDAFAPSFSFFFNSHIDFFEEIAKFRAARRIWARELRDTYGAKDERSLLMRFHTQTAGCSLTAQQPLNNIVRTAIEALAAVLGGTQSLHTNSYDEALALPTEEAARVALRTQQIIAHETGVTNTIDPLGGSYFVEALTSKMESAAYNYFRRIDELGGMVEAIKQNFPQREIAEASFRYQQEVERGERVIVGVNRYRLEDGAEEEVEILRIPPEVERKQIERVRRVRAERDEERAQRALERLREAAREEDRNLMWPLLDCARAHCTEGEIVESLQRVFGRYVETPVF
- a CDS encoding cupredoxin domain-containing protein, whose amino-acid sequence is MASAGVTIHNFAFSPANVTIRVGESVTWTNTDSVVHNAAGQGFRIPLLQKGRSASFTFTRPGVYRYHCEPHPFMRGTVTVLAAAASPQGSGSGATGRGRAGGGAASGGQAPRGAVGGSAGPSQPQARSGPSLPATGAAAGVLALVGAGLLGGGLGIRRSARRFE
- a CDS encoding GGDEF domain-containing protein, which encodes MPASQRERDNLATPKTTDPPSHPVATPGAGIGEELRRERLFDIEGRIARHRRRTFAVLAVALLLSTPELGAWWLVPFCATVIAFPLCERAMRRSRKPYAWAAIGWAVSPLAISVAVALTGAAESPGTPWLALPAISLAARFERRGVILGTAYIYLLLLASTFAIDPQAVIDRPSRVIFPAALVLGAVMLSTATVESDRKHRREALFDPLTGLLNRNALRLRLDQLANDARTPGGGRALAFAIGDIDHFKRVNDEFGHVVGDELLRTVATTMRSVLRGGDELFRIGGEEFVVLLPLADRERAVAVCERLREAVSQARSPSGIGVTISFGVTVVRGTPPPLEALVAAADEALYRAKREGRNRVEVAGSRERAQVAGESSN
- a CDS encoding acetyl-CoA C-acetyltransferase, with amino-acid sequence MPKTVILGAARTPFGKLGGGLAPLDATELGGRAIAAALERAEVAPEQVEQVVFGQVLQAGQGQIPSRQAQIKAGIPREVPSETINKVCASGLRSVGIVDQAVRAGELDVAVAGGMESMSNAPYLLKEARFGYRMGDAKLLDAMINDGLRNPFTGKHMGEEADEVGEELEITRADMDRFALRSHELAIRAIDEGRLPEEIVPVTVRTKKAETTVEIDEAPRRDTSLEKLAKLPGAFHKDGAHTAGNAPGVNDGAGALVLASDEWAKRNGRKPLATIVAQAAIADDFPYLARTPAKAAQKALDKAGLSVDDVDLFEINEAFASVAINSMRMLGVDESKVNVNGGAIALGHPIGASGARILMTLAFELRRRGGGIGVAAICSGGGQGDAIVIEVDGA